The Pseudomonas sp. IB20 region CCCGCGACGTGGCGTCGGCTGACGATCAAGGCGTCGCCGTTAAGCCCTTTCAGGAATAACTGAAAGTGCCCAAGGGGCGTGCGCTGCAGGCGTTCTATTCGCTCGCGGGCCACCAGCGCGTTGCGGTGGATGCGCACAAAGCGGTCGCCGAATTCATCCTCAAGGGCTTTGAGCGGCTCATCGAGCAAGACTTCGCCGTCCTCGTGACGCAGGGTCACGTACTTGTGGTCGGCAATAAAGTAAACCACCTGGTTCAGTGGAATCAGCTCGATACCTTTGCGCGTCCGCGCGCTGATATGGCTGCGCGGCCCATTACCACTCTGGGCTGCCGGCTGGGTCAGCGCGGCGAGTTGCACGCGGTTAGGGCGCTCGGCTTTTTTCAGGGCCTTGAGCAGCGCTTCGGCGGTCACCGGCTTGGCGACAAAGCTGACACCACTGTCTTCGAGCGTCTGTGCAGAAAACTCTTCTTGAGCTGCACACAACACCACGGCAGGCGGCGATTCTCGCTCGCTGAGGCGGGCGGCCACTTGCAGGCCATCAAGGCCCGGCAGGCGAATATCGAGCAAGACCACATCCGGCTTGAGGCTGTCGATCAGCGTCAACGCCTCCTCGCCGTTGGTGGCACTCGGTTCAAGGACTGTATAACCCTCGAGTTCACTGACCAGACGGCTCAGTCGCTCGCGGGCTTGGGGTTCGTCATCAACGATCAGGACATTCATATTGCGCTGGATTCCTGCGTGAGTCTCGCACAAGGATAGCGTAGACAGGTGCGGTGACTTGCGTCACAGCGATCCACGCTAAGACTAGTGCGAGCGGCAAAAAGTGCCCCGGCAGCGGCACCCATATTTACCCGGACCTGTTCAATTGCGCCCAAGACCTGCTGCCTTCGGGCATCGTCGTAGGGTTTGCTGATACACAATCCGAATACCCCCGTTTTTAAATGGCTAGTCAGGGATATGACCGCATCACCCGACTTTGGTGCATTCACGCTCTATCAGTGCAACTGTAGACGCTCGCTGAGACGATATTGCTCAATCGTCAAATATCGTTTCAATTAACGCCTCCCTCCAGTCTCTTCCCG contains the following coding sequences:
- a CDS encoding LytR/AlgR family response regulator transcription factor, with the protein product MNVLIVDDEPQARERLSRLVSELEGYTVLEPSATNGEEALTLIDSLKPDVVLLDIRLPGLDGLQVAARLSERESPPAVVLCAAQEEFSAQTLEDSGVSFVAKPVTAEALLKALKKAERPNRVQLAALTQPAAQSGNGPRSHISARTRKGIELIPLNQVVYFIADHKYVTLRHEDGEVLLDEPLKALEDEFGDRFVRIHRNALVARERIERLQRTPLGHFQLFLKGLNGDALIVSRRHVAGVRKMMQQL